The genomic interval GGCACGGCGCACTTTGATGTTCACCGCGGCTTGGCAGCATATCATTTGAACGCGGATTATCACGTCTGGCACTAGTGGGGCTATTGCCTAGGGCATGAGTGCCACATGCGGTACTCTTGTACTCATGCTTCATGAAAACCGTCGCCCCCCCTGTGAGCAGTGCCTCCCTCATTAGGACGGTCAGCGGTTCAACGTAGGGCCGCAAGGTTTTTGTTGAGTTGCTTCACATCTTCGACGGACTTCTGAAAACACGCCTGCTCCTCAGACGTTAAATCAAGCTCGATAATTTGCTCTATCCCCCCGCCACCAATGACTGCAGGCAAACCTATAAACAGGTCACGGAGGCCGTACTCGCCTTCGCAATACACGCTACACGGTAGTACCCTTTTCTCATCCTTTAGGAACGCCTGCGCCATGGTAATCGCAGAAAGAGACGGGGCGTAATAGGCGGATCCCTGCCCCAAAAGCCTCACGATCTCACCGCCAGCCTGCTTAGTACGCTCTACGATTTCTGCAAGTTTCGCCTCTGTTATTTTGCCCTTCTTGATAAATGCTTGAAGAGGATAGCCATTCACGGTCACATagcgcgggagaggcaaCATGAAGTCTCCATGAGTGCCAATCACTGTAGCTTGAATATCCCGAGGCGATATATCCAGCTCATCTGCAATGAAGCGTCTGAAACGCGCGGAATCCAGCACGTTCGCCATGCCACACACCATGTGTTTTGGCACACCGCTCGCCTCATAAAAGCACTTCACCATACAGTCCAAAGGGTTCGTAACTATAATTACAAAGGCGCCAGGGCAGTACTGCTTCACTCCTGCCGCTACTTCTCGGATAATCTTTGCATTAAATGGCAGCAGGTCGCTTCTGCTCCATTCTTTATCACTTTTCCCTGGCACCTTCGTGAGTCCTGCGGTTATTATCACTACATCAGAGCCCGCGATTTTATCGTACGAATTTGCGCCCGTCACGGTCACGTTTGTGTCTGCAACGCTAGTCGCCTGGGAATCATCCAGTGCTTTGCCTTTGGGCATATCTGCAGGAGAGACCGCGCAAGACATAACGTAACGGGGCCTTTGCCCTGATATCGAGTTAGCGGGTCCAAGAGTAGTAACTCGCTCAAATCACCAACAGGCTCACATACCGTCTTGCCCTGAAGCCCTGTCGCGAAGTTGACGCCCTCCGTCCTACATACCGCGGAAGATGATCACGCGACGCACAGATGATGTGCGACGCTCCTCAGAACGGCTCCCGCCTTCACAAAAACGACACTGCGTCAAAGAAGAAAGCAACTTCTCCTGACGCGTGATCCAGCAGCATATAAGGAGTTCACTGTGAACCTAGCACTAGCAGCTCCTCTAAATACCTGGGAAGATGCCACACCAAGCCAGCGAGCGAAAAGCATGCGAGGAAGGGTAAGCCACCATAACACCCGGAAGTGGTACATACAGTTCCGGCATAACTTTACCGGGGCATCTGCACAATGATCCTACCTGGAATGACGTCAAAAAGGACAACGTCCGCTAGTTCTCGCAGTACACAAAGATAGCCCATGGTTCCTCCGATCATACCGGAGCCAATCATAGAtattttttttcttctgttgCCCGTTTCCGCCATTTTGCCGCAGAGCCTGAACGGAACTCCTATGCCGATCCGCTGTCTTCCACCAGAGGCTGCAGCAAAGAAGCCACGTGGACAACGTTGCCGAGGCCAGCAATGGTGGATCTACGCTCACTACAGACGCAATGAAGATCCACGGATGCCCAGCTGGTCCCGTACAGGAAACAAACAAGCCAGCAGTGTAAGTGCGAACGAACCATTCCAAGGTGGTGCGCAAAAAATGTATATAACGAGCTGTGCCCGTACGTCGTTGCACACGCGAACAAAATGCCCGTGCTTCATGCCTGAAACGAGCTGTTTTCCTTATCTCTCTTCTGCCCTGGCTCCGTACCACGGGTGTCTCCGCAGCACCAGATACAAGGACGGTCGGCAGACGGATCTAACTCGCCGGTGCCAACGCCGGGACCGGCCGCATCCCTCAAACGTCGTTCCAGGCAGCGGGAGCGTGCCTGGCATCCAACCTTGATACGTTCACTAGCCGCCGCGCGTTACGGCCAGTgcgttcgcgtcgcgcggagcTAGCTGAACTCGAACGCAGGAGCATTTATATATCGTGACAAAAACGTTACCCGCGAGTGCGAGGATTCTTGTACATGTACAGAGAACATATACGCATGGGCCCAGTAGCTCAACAAGGCTAGGGAGAGGACATCGTCGGTAGCGTCGGTGAACTCGTTGGAGGAATTGCTTGCGCCCCCCCGCTAACGATTTTCGTTGCCACTGCACAAAAATGTCAGTCGCTGCCTACTGTTGCACGCGAAGAACTAACGCGCAGAGCTCTGTCGCATTTCCGTAGAGTTGCCGCGTGGTGCACTCTCTTTCCGGGCTCTCACTTTTGTGCTCATGCCTACGGTGTGCCGAGTGTACAAGTCGGCGTCGGGCGGAGTTGTACggactgtgttattgtagcacgTGTTAGACCCCTGTAAAAGAGCGTACTGCAGGTTAACTCGACCACATGTGTAATTAGTGCTACAGCTTGTACCAGCGGCAACAACGGAAGATTGACGGCCGTTGCCTGGTATCACCAGGAACTGCTTCTGATGACCCTGATATACCGCATGTGGCCGACATCAGCGGCGCTAATGCCAGTCAATGTGTGCAGCGTATTTTCGGAAGGAAGTACGATAGGTTCGAAGCAGGACGAGTGCTGTGCATACCTGTCATAGGGAGGGATGACTTGTGACGGGCCCTTACTCTGAGGGAGCGGTTAGAATTGCTTGGTCGTCGACAGCAGCGCAGAGTTGGTATTGCTTGGACGTCGACAACAGTATTGCTTGGTCTTCGACAGCGGTGGTGCGTGAGCAGTGTGGAGCGGTGACGGCACGCGGTGCAGCACCAGAGCAGAGAgactgctgctgctgaactTGCAGGTCCAACTTGCTGCAGAGGCATCTCGTAAGTGCTCCGAGAGCGTCGGTCTCTTTAGCCCTCTCGTTCCGTAGCCTCAAACCCCGTTGCAAAAAGATGATAGCTTACACGCGACTATCTTGCTAACAGCGCCAATCAGCCTCGGAGGCCGTCCAACAAGTAGAGCAGGCGGGAGGCCATGCAACACGGCCAAAACCACTGTTGGCCTAAGTCTGGATATACGTTTGGGGGGGCCACTCTGGCGTGGTTCGTCCACGGGGGAAACACGAGCGCCGCGTGGTAGCGATCAGGGCGGATACAAAATTTACGCGTTTAACGCATTTCTTTTTCGTGCGTTGAGCCACGCATGGCGTAGGTCGACCACTTTCAAAGAGCGCTGGTGCTGTGTGGTGACCACCACACAGCAGCCAAAAACTGCACAGTTTACTCGTTTGTGCACCACTTCATTAGCGAGGTCATTCTAACGAAACAGGCCGCTGCATTTTCCCCCTGTTGAAAAGGGTTGCCGTTCCCAGAGGACGGTAACACAGACACCCTGTGTCACTCTTCACTGCACAACCCTGCCCCGCGTCTGACATCCTGGAACGCGGGCTCATGAGCACGTCACATTTATTCACACCACAATTCTAACCCGTCCTTCTACTCTCGGGGTATCTGCGCGAACACTACATGCGGTGGACGCCACCATCTTTGTATTTACCTTCGATGTGCCCTTTCGCTTCCTCATTTTCAGCAAACGTCTTCAGTGACACGAGCCACCTCTCATAGATTGCCTCGTTATTCGTGATGAAGGGAATACCTGTTCTCTCCAAAAGTATAGCGACCTCTTCCTTGCTCAGTCCTCCAACATCGTCAAGTATGCGCCACAGCATGTTGCTCGGGATATCATATTCTTGTTGCGCATCAAAGGAACTCTCTGATAGGCAAAACAGACAAAAACGCAGACAGACACTTGGTCGGTCAAATACGACCAAGTGTCACACACGGAGCGATCCGACCATCCCCATATCTCAGAccccgtcgccttcgctcgtATACTACGACACGCGTGGTCGCAAGACCACCCAGATTCGTTGTAGTCTACAGTACGACGAATTGGCCGAGCGGCAGTGAGCAGGCATATCCTGCATGCTCGCGGCTGTGACTGCAGTCGAAACAGCCCGACAGATAGTACTTGCTAGCCTTTCGAGGCGGCTTCCAGGGTTCTTATCGGTACCTCAGCAAAGATGGACACAACGCTGCCAAGCAATCTTTGTTTCTTCCATTGCGCACAGGTTTTTGTTTCAGTGAGCAAAAGACTCGGTATCAAGACAGCATCCGACCGAAGAGGTCCTCTTACGTATTTGTGCAACGACTTTAGCTCTTAGCTGCGACCCTGCTCCAACTTGACTCATCACTGAAGCACCCCCGGACGCTGCAGCCACGCAACATCAAAGAGTTCCTCACAATATTGTCACCGCAGCAACACAGTCACCATTACCAATGTGGATTTCGCTTTCTTTCGTCCCCCTCCCTTTCGCCCTTGCTGACGATACTGTGGCCGCTGCAGCAAGGGTTTGCCTGCACTGTTCCGCCTGTGTCACACGATTTTCAGGATTGCTACCCACTTATGCAGAATACTGTCTAGGACGTAAGTGGCCGCGAGCGTCGGTCATCTGACATCTGGACTTACTCTCAAGTGTAGAGGTTTCGTGGGCCTCCTGGCCTGCGGATGCACGTAACGCACAAGGAATTCCGGTTTGGGCGAACGCTAGGGACCAATACAACTGAACCTTGAAAAAACCGCCATCAAGCAACTTCAGATGTTGGACGCATGACAGAAAGCAACTCGGTGAGACGGCCGGCAAGGTGCAACGCAAACGCGAACGAAAGCTGGGGTACAGCTACTCGGGAAAGGGAGAGAGCATCCGGCGGCTGCACTCGCTCCTGCTTGCTACGCATGACACAAGCACGACCGCTACAGCCTGAGCAATTTATCTACTAGGAGAAAACGGATACTAGAGACAATCGAACGTGGTCTGCGGTCATACTTACGGAGAGCCTCGACCCCCAAGAGTGGGCCTgacggcgcgacgcaggcgactaACCCTGCTGCTGCGTACAGTTGTAGTTTCATCGTGACGAGCACCAGAAGTGTACGCGTTCGGGAAGTGACATACAACAGTGAATCAGTCACAGAGTTACATACACTACA from Besnoitia besnoiti strain Bb-Ger1 chromosome XI, whole genome shotgun sequence carries:
- a CDS encoding hypothetical protein (encoded by transcript BESB_019470), with the protein product MKLQLYAAAGLVACVAPSGPLLGVEALRQEAHETSTLETSGGASVMSQVGAGSQLRAKVVAQIQSSFDAQQEYDIPSNMLWRILDDVGGLSKEEVAILLERTGIPFITNNEAIYERWLVSLKTFAENEEAKGHIEGKYKDGGVHRM
- a CDS encoding lactate dehydrogenase LDH2 (encoded by transcript BESB_019460); protein product: MAETGNRRKKISMIGSGMIGGTMGYLCVLRELADVVLFDVIPDMPKGKALDDSQATSVADTNVTVTGANSYDKIAGSDVVIITAGLTKVPGKSDKEWSRSDLLPFNAKIIREVAAGVKQYCPGAFVIIVTNPLDCMVKCFYEASGVPKHMVCGMANVLDSARFRRFIADELDISPRDIQATVIGTHGDFMLPLPRYVTVNGYPLQAFIKKGKITEAKLAEIVERTKQAGGEIVRLLGQGSAYYAPSLSAITMAQAFLKDEKRVLPCSVYCEGEYGLRDLFIGLPAVIGGGGIEQIIELDLTSEEQACFQKSVEDVKQLNKNLAALR